Proteins encoded in a region of the Psychromicrobium lacuslunae genome:
- a CDS encoding DEAD/DEAH box helicase produces the protein MLAEDGDSEITVDATLSSNEDPHHEAKETFADFSVREDIVEALADAGIVHPFPIQSMTLPVALSGHDIIGQAKTGTGKTLGFGIPVLQRIVAAKDEGYEALAAPGAPQALIVVPTRELAVQVANDLQTAARKRGARITTIYGGRAFEPQIESLTKGVDVVVGTPGRLIDLYKQRHLNLKNVKMVVLDEADEMLDLGFLPDVETLMAATPAVRQTMLFSATMPGPIIAMARRYMTQPTHIRAADPDDEGLTKRDIRQLVYRAHSMDKTEVVARILQARGRGRTIIFTKTKRTAAKVAEELVDRGFAAAAIHGDLGQGAREQALRAFRNNKVDVLVATDVAARGIDVDDVTHVINYQCVEDEKIYLHRVGRTGRAGNKGTAVTFVDWDDMPRWGLINKTLGLPFDEPVETYSSSPHLYTDLDIPEGTKGRLPRSQRTHAGLNAEEIEDLGETGKRQNSGSQGGNRNSSRGNGAGRQDSRNGDRKRSGQRRDGDSSRRRRSAAEDGAEKQGDNSGQGADAAQPTRARSQRQRTRRRNGEVVSKDSQPSADA, from the coding sequence CTGCTTGCCGAGGACGGCGACAGCGAAATTACAGTTGATGCCACGCTGAGCAGCAACGAAGATCCGCACCACGAAGCTAAAGAGACCTTTGCCGACTTCTCGGTCCGGGAAGACATTGTGGAGGCGCTAGCCGATGCTGGCATAGTGCACCCCTTCCCGATTCAGTCAATGACTTTGCCGGTCGCGCTTTCCGGCCACGACATTATTGGCCAGGCGAAAACCGGTACCGGTAAGACCCTCGGCTTTGGCATTCCGGTGCTGCAACGCATCGTTGCAGCTAAGGACGAGGGCTATGAAGCGCTGGCCGCTCCCGGCGCCCCGCAGGCCCTGATTGTGGTTCCGACTCGGGAACTCGCCGTTCAGGTTGCCAATGACCTGCAAACCGCCGCCCGTAAGCGCGGTGCGCGGATCACCACGATCTACGGAGGCCGGGCTTTCGAGCCGCAAATCGAATCCCTCACCAAGGGCGTTGATGTGGTCGTCGGCACCCCGGGTCGACTGATCGATCTGTATAAGCAACGTCACCTTAATTTGAAAAACGTCAAAATGGTGGTGCTCGACGAGGCCGACGAGATGCTCGATCTCGGCTTCCTGCCCGATGTGGAAACCCTGATGGCGGCCACCCCGGCAGTGCGGCAAACCATGCTGTTCTCGGCTACCATGCCGGGGCCGATTATCGCGATGGCTCGCCGTTATATGACTCAGCCAACCCACATCCGGGCCGCTGATCCGGACGACGAGGGCCTGACTAAGCGCGATATCCGCCAGCTGGTCTACCGTGCGCACAGCATGGACAAGACCGAGGTGGTGGCACGCATTCTGCAGGCTCGCGGACGGGGCCGGACGATTATTTTCACCAAGACTAAGCGCACCGCTGCCAAGGTTGCTGAGGAACTGGTAGATCGCGGTTTTGCCGCCGCTGCGATCCACGGCGACCTGGGCCAAGGTGCCCGCGAGCAGGCACTACGCGCCTTCCGCAATAATAAGGTTGATGTGCTGGTGGCGACCGATGTGGCGGCCCGTGGCATTGACGTCGACGATGTCACCCACGTGATCAACTACCAGTGCGTGGAAGATGAGAAGATCTACCTGCACCGGGTGGGCCGCACCGGCCGAGCTGGCAATAAAGGTACCGCGGTGACCTTCGTCGACTGGGACGATATGCCGCGCTGGGGGCTGATCAACAAAACCCTCGGCCTGCCTTTCGACGAGCCAGTGGAAACCTATTCATCCTCCCCTCACCTCTACACCGACCTGGATATCCCGGAGGGAACCAAGGGCCGGCTGCCGCGTAGTCAGCGCACCCACGCCGGTTTGAACGCCGAGGAGATTGAGGATCTTGGCGAGACCGGAAAACGGCAGAACTCGGGCTCTCAGGGTGGCAACCGGAACAGCTCGCGAGGCAATGGCGCAGGCCGTCAGGACAGCCGCAATGGCGATCGGAAACGTTCCGGGCAGCGCCGAGATGGCGACTCGTCCCGTCGTCGTCGATCAGCAGCTGAAGACGGTGCGGAAAAGCAGGGCGACAACTCAGGCCAGGGAGCCGATGCCGCTCAGCCGACCCGGGCGCGCAGCCAACGCCAACGCACCCGGCGCCGCAATGGCGAGGTTGTCAGTAAAGACAGCCAGCCCTCAGCCGACGCCTAA